In Pelmatolapia mariae isolate MD_Pm_ZW linkage group LG13, Pm_UMD_F_2, whole genome shotgun sequence, a genomic segment contains:
- the ly6pge gene encoding lymphocyte antigen 6 family member pge produces MRAVNYCLLLLFSLVLLATTCETIRCYTCMGSNNDDCNRQGSKACPGYSDACAVVVGHDSGVMKSCSYKSFCSQANSQGYRAPGVRVHCCYSNDCNVTSFANQLPGLTYLLLFSSIFPLLF; encoded by the exons ATGAGAGCTGTCAACTATTGtctgctgcttctgttttcCCTGGTCCTGCTAGCAACCACCT GTGAGACTATACGATGTTATACATGTATGGGCTCCAATAACGATGACTGCAACCGACAAGGCTCCAAAGCTTGTCCTGGCTACTCTGATGCCTGTGCTGTAGTGGTGGGCCATGACA gTGGCGTGATGAAGTCATGCTCTTACAAGTCCTTTTGCAGCCAGGCCAACAGTCAGGGCTACAGAGCACCAGGTGTCAGAGTTCACTGCTGCTACAGCAATGACTGCAACGTCACAAGCTTCGCCAACCAGCTGCCTGGACTTACCTACTTACTgctgttttcttccattttccCACTGCTTTTTTAA